A DNA window from Amycolatopsis sp. DSM 110486 contains the following coding sequences:
- a CDS encoding aldehyde dehydrogenase family protein, whose translation MIPDLVSRLRKSFAAGRTKPLSWRREQLGALKRMLLEQEDDFLAALHTDLAKNATEARRTELMFIVNEVDDTLEHLDEWLAPQPAGLPERLLPAEGRVVREPLGVALIIGPWNYPLHLALAPLVGVLAAGNAAVVKPSELSPTVSAAIARHVPAYLDPEAVAVVEGAIPETTELLEQHFDHIFYTGNGVVGRIVMTAAAKHLTPVALELGGKSPVIVDTDVDLQVVAQRIVDTKFMNAGQTCVAPDYVLAIGDTAARLEPLLTEALQAKFGDDAASSPDYGRIVNTRHFDRLSHLLTSGRVVTGGQTDRDAKFIAPTVLAEVAPDAPVMGEEIFGPILPVLPVSSLDDAIAFITGRDKPLALYAFTGSEEVKQRILTETSSGAVTFGMPVLHLVAPELPFGGVGESGMGRYHGKYSIDTFSNLKAVLDKPLS comes from the coding sequence ATGATCCCGGACCTCGTTTCCCGCCTGCGCAAGTCGTTCGCCGCCGGCCGCACCAAGCCGCTGTCCTGGCGGCGCGAGCAGCTCGGCGCGTTGAAGCGCATGCTGCTGGAGCAGGAGGACGACTTCCTCGCCGCCTTGCACACCGACCTCGCGAAGAACGCCACCGAGGCGCGCCGCACCGAGCTGATGTTCATCGTCAACGAGGTCGACGACACCCTCGAGCACCTCGACGAGTGGCTCGCGCCGCAGCCCGCGGGCTTGCCGGAACGCTTGCTGCCCGCCGAGGGCCGCGTGGTGCGCGAGCCGCTGGGTGTCGCGCTGATCATCGGGCCGTGGAACTACCCGCTGCACCTCGCCCTGGCGCCGCTGGTGGGGGTGCTGGCCGCGGGCAACGCCGCCGTCGTGAAGCCGAGCGAGCTTTCGCCGACGGTGTCGGCCGCCATCGCGCGCCACGTGCCGGCGTACCTCGACCCCGAGGCCGTGGCCGTGGTGGAGGGCGCCATCCCGGAGACGACGGAGCTGCTGGAGCAGCACTTCGACCACATCTTCTACACGGGCAACGGCGTCGTCGGGCGGATCGTGATGACGGCCGCGGCGAAGCACCTCACGCCCGTGGCGCTGGAGCTGGGCGGCAAGAGCCCGGTGATCGTGGACACGGACGTCGATCTTCAGGTGGTGGCGCAGCGGATCGTGGACACGAAGTTCATGAACGCCGGCCAGACGTGCGTCGCGCCCGACTACGTGCTCGCCATCGGCGACACCGCGGCCCGCCTCGAACCGCTGCTGACTGAGGCGCTGCAGGCGAAGTTCGGCGACGACGCGGCTTCGAGCCCCGACTACGGGCGTATCGTGAACACCCGGCACTTCGATCGCCTGTCTCACCTCCTGACCAGTGGCCGCGTGGTCACCGGCGGCCAGACCGACCGCGACGCCAAGTTCATCGCACCGACCGTGCTCGCCGAGGTCGCGCCGGACGCACCCGTGATGGGCGAGGAGATCTTCGGGCCGATCCTGCCGGTGCTGCCCGTGTCGTCTTTGGACGACGCCATCGCATTCATCACGGGCCGCGACAAACCGTTGGCGCTGTACGCGTTCACCGGGTCCGAAGAGGTCAAACAGCGCATCCTCACCGAAACCTCCTCGGGCGCGGTGACGTTCGGCATGCCGGTGCTGCACCTCGTCGCGCCCGAACTCCCGTTCGGCGGCGTCGGCGAGAGCGGCATGGGGCGCTACCACGGGAAGTACTCCATCGACACGTTCAGCAACCTCAAGGCGGTGCTCGACAAGCCACTGTCCTGA
- a CDS encoding alkaline phosphatase family protein encodes MTENTDQGNGFTRRRLLGSAAAAGGLAAAAMALPANVRKAIASPAPKNGRISDLKHVVMLMQENRSFDHYYGTLSGVRGFGDPHAARQSDGSSVFYQKDAKNPKGYLLPYHLDTKSTAAQAIPSTSHEWAVQHAAWNGGKNDQWLPAHRAADGETNGQYTMGYFTREDIPFQYALADAFTILDSYHCSVLGPTGPNRHMWMAGTIDAAGDFGGPSLTTSAPNGAYSFKTYPERLTEAGVSWKIYHSPGGTTGLASLAHIAQYFNAKPGDDLFEKGMNPQPLGQFEYDAAHDQLPTVSWILPPSGFDEHPAGLPAAGATFVAGKIDAIAANPDVWAKTAFILSYDENDGLFDHVVPPTPKPGTPGEFVFKKSVTGVDGAGLPTGLGFRVPCIIVSPWTVGGWVCSETSDHTSQLRLLEQVTGVREPNITDWRRRSVGDLTSAFRFHDATKHAPTLPDTTGQYNLAQYEVSQFKLPPIPTTQQSFPHQEPGHRPKTS; translated from the coding sequence ATGACCGAGAACACCGACCAGGGCAACGGTTTCACGCGCAGACGCCTCCTGGGTTCAGCGGCCGCCGCGGGCGGTCTCGCCGCCGCCGCGATGGCGTTGCCGGCGAACGTCCGCAAGGCGATCGCTTCGCCCGCGCCGAAGAACGGCCGGATCTCCGACCTCAAGCACGTCGTCATGCTGATGCAGGAGAACCGCAGCTTCGATCACTACTACGGCACGCTGTCCGGCGTCCGCGGCTTCGGCGACCCCCACGCCGCGCGCCAGTCGGACGGCAGCTCGGTCTTCTACCAGAAGGACGCGAAGAACCCCAAGGGTTACCTGCTGCCGTACCACCTGGACACGAAGTCGACCGCCGCGCAGGCGATCCCGTCGACGAGCCACGAGTGGGCCGTGCAGCACGCGGCTTGGAACGGCGGCAAGAACGACCAGTGGCTGCCCGCCCACCGCGCCGCCGACGGCGAGACCAACGGCCAGTACACCATGGGTTACTTCACCCGTGAGGACATCCCGTTCCAGTACGCGCTGGCCGACGCGTTCACGATCCTCGACTCCTACCACTGCTCGGTGCTCGGCCCCACGGGCCCGAACCGCCACATGTGGATGGCTGGCACGATCGACGCCGCGGGCGACTTCGGTGGCCCCTCGCTCACCACGAGCGCGCCCAACGGCGCGTACTCGTTCAAGACCTACCCCGAGCGCCTCACCGAGGCCGGCGTGAGCTGGAAGATCTACCACTCGCCGGGCGGGACGACCGGGCTCGCCTCGCTCGCGCACATCGCCCAGTACTTCAACGCGAAGCCAGGCGACGACCTGTTCGAGAAGGGCATGAACCCGCAGCCGCTCGGCCAGTTCGAGTACGACGCGGCCCACGACCAGCTGCCCACCGTGAGCTGGATCCTGCCGCCCTCGGGCTTCGACGAGCACCCGGCCGGCCTGCCCGCCGCCGGCGCGACCTTCGTCGCCGGCAAGATCGACGCCATCGCGGCCAACCCCGACGTGTGGGCCAAGACGGCGTTCATCCTGTCCTACGACGAGAACGACGGCCTGTTCGACCACGTCGTGCCGCCGACCCCGAAGCCCGGCACCCCGGGTGAGTTCGTGTTCAAGAAGTCGGTGACCGGCGTCGACGGCGCCGGCCTGCCCACCGGTCTCGGCTTCCGCGTGCCGTGCATCATCGTGTCGCCGTGGACCGTCGGCGGCTGGGTGTGCTCGGAGACCTCCGACCACACGTCGCAGCTGCGGCTGCTGGAGCAGGTGACCGGCGTGCGCGAGCCGAACATCACCGACTGGCGGCGCCGCAGTGTGGGCGACCTCACCTCGGCGTTCCGCTTCCACGACGCCACCAAGCACGCGCCGACGCTGCCCGACACCACGGGCCAGTACAACCTCGCGCAGTACGAGGTCAGCCAGTTCAAGCTGCCGCCCATCCCGACCACGCAGCAGAGCTTCCCCCACCAGGAGCCCGGCCACCGGCCGAAGACCTCCTGA